Proteins co-encoded in one Haladaptatus sp. ZSTT2 genomic window:
- a CDS encoding DUF2240 family protein has translation MSIRVAAAAPFRTKGKRKLAESEFVVALSLDRDWFSPDQAKRLVDIAVSQGLLRREDDALHCAFDPDDVTIPDDFSPDASLLNERSTFEKILDRLIADGHSKQEAVAGVNELQRGLGVTIEAAAVLYAHRRGVAVGDEAAAALAEL, from the coding sequence ATGAGTATTCGGGTCGCCGCCGCCGCACCGTTTCGCACGAAAGGCAAGCGAAAACTCGCAGAAAGCGAGTTCGTCGTTGCCCTCTCGCTCGACCGCGACTGGTTTTCTCCAGACCAAGCGAAACGACTCGTCGATATCGCCGTGAGCCAAGGTCTGCTCCGACGCGAAGACGACGCGCTGCACTGCGCGTTCGACCCCGACGACGTGACCATCCCCGACGATTTTTCGCCCGACGCAAGCCTGCTCAACGAGCGCTCGACGTTCGAGAAAATCTTAGACCGCCTCATCGCCGATGGCCACAGCAAACAGGAGGCCGTCGCGGGCGTAAACGAACTCCAACGCGGCCTCGGAGTGACCATCGAGGCGGCGGCGGTCCTCTACGCCCACCGTCGGGGGGTCGCCGTGGGCGACGAAGCCGCGGCGGCGCTGGCCGAACTCTGA
- a CDS encoding HAD family hydrolase, whose protein sequence is MIRAVGFDLDYTLVVPERDRQTLLHEASKAVDAPLFDRQAYLDAHRRNLSNETREPIFKDLLEDHETPVSPAELSDAYQHAINNSLIALEGAAQLVTDLRNEYRVGLLTDGPIEAQQAKLERLGWQDLFDTVLISGSLPAGKPDHRAFRSLLAELDTVPEESVYIGDHADLDIRGATDMNMHAIHVIGPDDDPSPLADAVLTRDELVARLPDVLKTL, encoded by the coding sequence ATGATACGAGCGGTCGGGTTTGACCTCGACTATACACTCGTCGTCCCAGAACGCGACCGTCAAACGCTGTTGCATGAGGCCTCAAAGGCCGTCGATGCCCCACTGTTTGACCGGCAGGCCTACCTCGACGCCCACCGCCGCAACCTCTCGAACGAGACGCGCGAACCCATCTTCAAAGACCTCCTCGAAGACCACGAAACGCCCGTCTCACCTGCAGAACTCTCTGACGCGTATCAACACGCCATCAACAATTCGCTCATCGCCTTAGAGGGGGCAGCACAACTCGTCACCGACCTCCGCAACGAGTATCGCGTCGGTTTGCTCACCGACGGCCCCATCGAAGCCCAGCAGGCGAAACTCGAACGCCTCGGCTGGCAAGACCTCTTCGACACCGTCCTCATCAGCGGCTCGCTCCCGGCGGGGAAACCCGACCACCGCGCCTTCAGGTCGCTGCTCGCAGAACTCGATACGGTACCAGAAGAGTCGGTCTACATCGGTGACCACGCAGACCTCGACATCCGGGGGGCAACGGACATGAACATGCACGCGATCCACGTCATCGGCCCCGACGACGACCCCTCTCCCCTCGCAGACGCGGTGCTCACACGAGATGAACTGGTCGCTCGGCTCCCAGACGTGCTGAAAACGCTCTAA
- the pyrF gene encoding orotidine-5'-phosphate decarboxylase, with the protein MPAAFFDWVARNIERKESVVCVGLDADEDRIPAHLQEYDLPRWAFNRRIIDATHEHAVAYKPNAAFYEDRDGWLALRETIAYAHGKDVPVILDAKRGDIGNTARKYAKLLDDADAITVNPYMGRDTLEPFLSQEEKGVFVLCRTSNPGGADLQDLTLESGEKLYERVAALADLWNGNGNVGLVVGATTTEELETVREQVPDVPFLVPGVGAQGGDAEAAVEFGLANGVGLVNSSRGIIFAGEGEQFDKAAGEAAKRLKKRLNQYRD; encoded by the coding sequence ATGCCAGCAGCGTTCTTCGACTGGGTTGCCCGCAATATCGAACGGAAAGAGAGCGTCGTCTGTGTCGGCCTCGACGCCGACGAAGACCGCATTCCCGCACACTTACAGGAGTACGACCTGCCGCGCTGGGCGTTCAACCGCCGCATCATCGACGCCACCCACGAACACGCCGTCGCGTACAAACCAAACGCCGCCTTCTACGAAGACCGCGACGGGTGGCTCGCGCTCAGAGAAACCATCGCGTACGCACACGGGAAAGACGTGCCCGTCATCTTAGACGCCAAACGCGGCGACATCGGCAACACGGCGCGCAAGTACGCGAAGCTCCTCGACGACGCAGACGCCATCACGGTGAATCCGTACATGGGCCGCGACACGCTCGAACCGTTCCTCTCACAGGAAGAAAAAGGCGTGTTCGTCCTCTGTCGCACATCGAATCCGGGCGGTGCAGACCTCCAAGACCTCACGCTCGAATCCGGCGAGAAGCTGTACGAACGGGTGGCCGCGCTCGCGGACCTCTGGAACGGTAACGGCAACGTCGGTCTCGTAGTGGGCGCGACGACGACCGAAGAACTCGAAACCGTCCGCGAACAGGTGCCAGACGTTCCGTTTTTGGTTCCGGGCGTCGGCGCACAGGGCGGCGACGCGGAGGCTGCAGTCGAGTTCGGCCTCGCAAACGGTGTTGGGCTCGTCAACTCCTCGCGGGGCATCATCTTCGCGGGCGAAGGCGAGCAGTTCGACAAGGCCGCAGGTGAGGCGGCAAAGCGGCTGAAAAAGCGGCTGAACCAGTACCGCGACTAG
- a CDS encoding J domain-containing protein, translating to MNQSRLLLSLTAVFAGMTVLFLVLSFVFTPAMLVATALFGATTYALWFHATGKLQQQVYRQARTARSPPRQERGGFGAGPRQQWRGPRQERRQRQVRQPSRPNQSVTEAYQILGLNPGADADAVRKAYRKRVKETHPDTERGSEEAFKRVTEAYERLSNR from the coding sequence GTGAACCAGTCGCGGCTCCTCCTCTCGCTGACCGCCGTGTTCGCGGGCATGACAGTGCTGTTTCTCGTCTTGAGTTTCGTCTTCACGCCCGCGATGCTCGTGGCGACGGCGCTGTTCGGCGCGACGACGTACGCTCTCTGGTTTCATGCGACGGGAAAGCTCCAACAGCAAGTGTATCGACAGGCACGCACCGCGCGCAGCCCACCACGGCAAGAACGCGGTGGGTTCGGCGCGGGACCGCGCCAGCAGTGGCGGGGGCCGCGCCAAGAACGACGCCAACGGCAGGTTCGGCAGCCGTCTCGGCCCAATCAGTCGGTGACGGAGGCCTACCAGATACTCGGTCTCAACCCCGGTGCGGACGCAGACGCGGTCAGGAAAGCGTATCGGAAACGTGTCAAAGAGACACATCCTGACACCGAACGCGGAAGTGAAGAAGCGTTCAAACGCGTGACGGAAGCTTATGAACGTCTCTCTAACCGGTGA
- a CDS encoding twin-arginine translocation signal domain-containing protein — MASRRNFLKASGATFALASLGSLAGCTQLETITGPSAPAYSSWLYDPETVLNVDNHLFASVNIQSYYEHEDQLPEELFDSLDQLDEEIDSVELDELQHMTMLAYGETDFSRAGMSWVVSGSFDSKEISEEIENELEKSQSGEDVEKGEYEGYTLYSIEQPYGYSMSGESDSTMSMTFAIGDENALLGMVVDADARAKAAVEQMIESDAGTVERYYDTNENAKTMMQELGDATVAMGLNLEVSILKDWVPDEETEIKAVLDDLEAMGMGATINGETTENKIILVYEDEDAASAENVEALIERLKEESEEFEENTTEITVSADGRAVVVTSEVDTDELWNGYQESNGGLMGTGSSSTSFSSDASAEAPQVSLTFEQNTDGTATITHSGGDHVTDTLYIEYVDDEGYDQFEFWVPEGGAITAGDSYTTTYALSADTRLSVLWTGPNGSSFETLGAFSAY, encoded by the coding sequence ATGGCATCTCGACGAAATTTTCTGAAAGCGAGCGGGGCGACATTCGCACTTGCGTCTCTCGGTTCTCTTGCTGGTTGTACGCAACTTGAAACCATCACTGGCCCGAGCGCACCGGCGTATTCGAGCTGGCTGTACGACCCGGAAACGGTGCTCAACGTGGACAACCACCTCTTTGCATCGGTTAACATCCAGAGCTACTACGAGCACGAAGACCAACTGCCAGAAGAGCTGTTCGACTCGCTCGACCAACTCGACGAAGAGATTGATTCCGTCGAGTTAGACGAACTCCAACACATGACGATGCTCGCCTACGGTGAGACCGACTTCAGCCGTGCTGGGATGTCGTGGGTCGTCTCAGGGTCGTTCGACAGCAAGGAGATTAGCGAAGAAATCGAGAACGAACTCGAAAAGAGCCAGAGCGGCGAGGACGTGGAGAAAGGCGAGTACGAGGGGTACACGCTCTACAGCATCGAACAACCCTACGGCTACAGCATGTCGGGTGAATCTGACTCCACGATGTCCATGACCTTCGCCATCGGGGACGAAAACGCGCTACTTGGCATGGTCGTGGACGCAGACGCGAGAGCGAAAGCGGCCGTCGAACAGATGATTGAGTCTGATGCGGGCACCGTCGAACGCTACTACGACACCAACGAAAATGCGAAGACGATGATGCAGGAACTCGGGGACGCCACGGTGGCGATGGGCCTGAACCTCGAAGTCAGCATTCTGAAAGACTGGGTGCCAGACGAGGAGACCGAGATAAAAGCCGTCCTCGACGACTTGGAGGCGATGGGCATGGGCGCGACCATTAACGGAGAGACGACGGAGAACAAAATCATCCTCGTCTACGAGGACGAAGACGCCGCGAGCGCGGAGAACGTCGAAGCGCTCATCGAGCGCCTCAAAGAGGAATCCGAGGAGTTCGAAGAGAACACCACAGAGATTACCGTGAGCGCGGACGGGCGCGCCGTCGTCGTCACCTCTGAAGTCGATACCGACGAACTCTGGAATGGCTATCAAGAGAGCAACGGTGGCTTGATGGGAACCGGAAGCTCGAGCACCAGTTTCTCCAGTGACGCAAGCGCCGAAGCACCGCAGGTGTCGCTCACCTTCGAGCAGAACACCGACGGCACGGCCACCATCACTCACTCAGGCGGCGACCACGTCACCGACACGCTCTACATCGAGTACGTAGACGACGAGGGCTACGACCAGTTCGAATTCTGGGTGCCAGAAGGCGGCGCAATCACCGCGGGCGACTCCTACACGACGACGTACGCCCTGAGTGCGGACACCCGACTCTCCGTGCTCTGGACCGGGCCAAACGGCAGCAGCTTCGAGACGCTCGGCGCCTTCAGCGCGTACTAA
- a CDS encoding phosphoglycolate phosphatase translates to MVPPLVLDIDGTLSRADRSLDERVFPVIRNWDAPVVIATGKALPYPVGLCDFIGIPIRVIAENGGVVTVDDHVDYLGDRAGAQAVADEYVEAGYDLGWGEADFVNRWRETEVAVSLDSPKEPLYEIAERHGLEVVDTGFAYHVKDTAMSKGKALTVAANHLDISPESFVALGDSENDVSTFSVVGRSFAMANADEKAKQAADSVTERSYGDGFLEAIDQITG, encoded by the coding sequence ATGGTTCCGCCGCTCGTCCTCGACATCGACGGCACGTTGAGTCGCGCAGACCGTTCTCTCGATGAACGGGTGTTTCCCGTCATTCGCAACTGGGACGCTCCCGTCGTTATCGCCACCGGAAAGGCCCTTCCCTACCCGGTTGGTCTCTGTGATTTCATCGGCATCCCGATTCGCGTCATCGCAGAAAACGGCGGCGTCGTTACCGTAGACGACCATGTAGACTACCTCGGTGACCGTGCAGGCGCACAGGCGGTGGCGGACGAGTACGTCGAAGCGGGTTACGACCTTGGCTGGGGTGAGGCTGACTTCGTGAACCGCTGGCGCGAGACGGAAGTCGCGGTGTCGCTCGACTCTCCGAAAGAACCGCTCTACGAAATTGCCGAACGCCACGGCCTCGAAGTGGTTGACACGGGCTTTGCCTACCACGTCAAAGACACGGCCATGAGCAAGGGCAAGGCGCTCACAGTCGCCGCGAATCACCTCGATATCTCACCCGAATCGTTCGTCGCCCTCGGTGACTCAGAGAACGACGTGTCCACGTTTTCGGTCGTCGGGCGGTCGTTTGCAATGGCGAACGCGGACGAAAAAGCGAAGCAGGCGGCCGATTCCGTGACTGAGAGGTCGTACGGCGACGGCTTCTTAGAGGCGATAGACCAGATTACTGGGTAG
- a CDS encoding GTPBP1 family GTP-binding protein produces the protein MSPDRAILEKALQRGEQEDGNVEFKERLSKDLHLAGGRLESLAAQLRHRVLSGDGEALYVVGVTDDGGLAGLEPDAFAESMDVLSFLADEANAHIDAVQTWGINDGIVGVATIREGGVLETDDEHIVVGTAGHVDHGKSTLVGSLVTGQADNGEGGTRTYLDVQPHEVERGLSADLSYGVYGFTEEGPLRMHNPFRKEERAHIVEQADRLVSFVDTVGHEPWLRTTIRGLVGQKLDYGLLVVAADDGPTKTTKEHLGVLLAMDLPTIVAITKIDAVTEDRVVAVEHEIERMLRLAGKTPLSIARHGVDAAIDEISPRVIPILRTSSVTMEGLDVLDTFFERLPKTAYGEGDFSMYVDRSYNVVGVGPVASGTIRSGTVDAGDELLLGPMQDGTFREVEVRSIEMHYHRVDHAKAGRIVGIALKGVKEGDIQRGMVLVRRDAEPTAVREFEADVMVLNHPTRIGNGYEPVIHLETISETVRFTPNEGQLLPGDTGRTRVRFKFRPYHVEVGQRFVFREGRSKGVGTVTDVVE, from the coding sequence ATGAGCCCCGACCGGGCTATCCTCGAGAAAGCGCTCCAACGCGGCGAACAAGAGGATGGCAACGTCGAGTTCAAAGAACGGCTCAGCAAGGACCTGCATCTGGCAGGTGGCCGGCTCGAAAGCCTCGCGGCGCAACTGCGCCACCGCGTTCTCTCCGGAGACGGCGAGGCACTGTACGTCGTTGGTGTCACCGACGACGGCGGGCTGGCGGGCCTCGAACCCGACGCATTTGCGGAATCGATGGACGTCCTCTCATTTCTCGCAGACGAAGCCAATGCCCACATCGACGCGGTACAGACGTGGGGCATAAACGACGGCATCGTCGGCGTCGCCACCATCAGAGAAGGCGGCGTCCTCGAAACCGACGACGAACACATCGTGGTTGGCACCGCGGGCCACGTAGACCACGGCAAGAGCACGCTCGTTGGCTCGCTCGTCACCGGGCAGGCAGACAACGGCGAAGGCGGGACGCGCACCTATCTCGACGTGCAACCCCACGAGGTCGAACGCGGCCTCTCGGCTGACCTTTCGTATGGGGTGTACGGCTTCACCGAGGAGGGGCCACTGCGCATGCACAACCCCTTCCGGAAAGAAGAGCGTGCCCACATCGTCGAGCAGGCAGACCGCCTCGTTTCGTTCGTCGATACCGTTGGTCACGAGCCGTGGCTACGGACGACGATTCGTGGGCTGGTTGGCCAGAAACTCGACTACGGCCTGCTCGTCGTCGCCGCAGACGACGGCCCGACCAAGACGACGAAAGAGCACCTCGGCGTGTTGCTCGCGATGGACCTGCCGACCATCGTCGCCATCACAAAAATCGATGCCGTCACCGAAGACCGCGTCGTGGCGGTCGAACACGAAATAGAGCGCATGCTTCGACTGGCCGGAAAGACGCCGCTCTCGATTGCCCGCCACGGCGTCGATGCGGCAATCGACGAGATTAGCCCGCGGGTCATCCCCATCCTCCGGACGAGTTCGGTCACGATGGAGGGCCTCGACGTGCTCGACACCTTCTTCGAACGCCTTCCGAAAACCGCCTACGGTGAAGGCGACTTCTCGATGTACGTAGACCGCTCGTACAACGTCGTCGGGGTCGGCCCCGTCGCCTCGGGCACCATCCGGTCTGGAACGGTCGATGCGGGCGACGAACTCCTACTCGGGCCGATGCAAGACGGCACCTTCCGCGAAGTCGAGGTGCGCTCTATCGAGATGCACTACCATCGCGTCGACCACGCGAAGGCGGGGCGCATCGTCGGCATCGCACTCAAAGGCGTCAAAGAAGGTGACATCCAGCGCGGGATGGTGCTCGTGCGCCGCGACGCAGAACCCACCGCCGTCCGCGAGTTCGAAGCCGACGTGATGGTTCTCAATCACCCGACTCGCATCGGTAACGGCTACGAACCGGTCATTCACTTAGAGACCATCAGTGAAACGGTGCGATTCACCCCGAACGAGGGGCAACTGCTCCCCGGCGACACCGGGCGCACCCGCGTCCGCTTCAAGTTCCGCCCCTACCACGTCGAAGTCGGCCAGCGATTCGTCTTCCGTGAGGGGCGAAGCAAGGGCGTTGGCACGGTCACCGACGTTGTCGAATAG
- a CDS encoding DUF488 family protein, N3 subclade, translating into MTTEGTLSDTYLAAIQHDLVELPASTTLVGVVRKPTRWFSGAVDENVAALGPPTDLLSETKTRQEELKLQGFCDEEAHNAAWEACGFESSYREYLTTDEPSAAMQELRSRLESGENIALVCFENTAKKRCHRTLLREELDASQ; encoded by the coding sequence ATGACTACCGAGGGAACGCTTTCCGATACGTACCTCGCCGCCATCCAACACGACCTCGTCGAGTTACCGGCGTCAACCACGCTCGTCGGCGTCGTCCGCAAGCCAACTCGGTGGTTCTCGGGTGCAGTCGATGAGAATGTCGCTGCCCTCGGCCCACCCACAGACCTCCTCTCTGAAACCAAAACACGACAGGAGGAGTTGAAGTTACAGGGGTTTTGTGACGAGGAAGCGCACAACGCCGCGTGGGAGGCGTGTGGGTTTGAGTCAAGCTACCGGGAGTACTTGACGACCGACGAGCCATCTGCTGCGATGCAGGAGCTGCGCTCCCGGCTCGAATCGGGTGAGAACATCGCGCTCGTCTGCTTCGAGAACACGGCAAAAAAGCGGTGTCACCGGACACTTCTTCGAGAGGAACTCGACGCCAGTCAGTGA
- a CDS encoding GNAT family N-acetyltransferase has product MTATTSIENQVPTAAQFLSLREAAGMAPRSREAVEQGLPNSVFGVLAVHDQTDEVVGMGRIVGDDGSVYHICDMAVRPEFQGQGLGTRIMDALMDYIEETAPPLAYVNLMADVDGFYERWGFEHTAPASKGMYLRTE; this is encoded by the coding sequence ATGACCGCGACGACATCTATTGAAAACCAGGTGCCGACCGCAGCCCAGTTTCTCTCCCTTCGTGAGGCTGCCGGAATGGCTCCGCGCTCGCGGGAGGCCGTCGAACAGGGTCTGCCGAATTCGGTGTTTGGCGTCCTTGCGGTTCACGACCAGACAGACGAAGTCGTTGGCATGGGTCGCATCGTCGGTGATGATGGCTCGGTCTACCACATCTGCGACATGGCCGTCCGCCCCGAGTTTCAAGGACAGGGCCTTGGTACGCGCATCATGGACGCGCTCATGGACTACATCGAGGAGACGGCCCCGCCGCTCGCCTATGTGAATCTCATGGCCGACGTAGACGGCTTTTACGAGCGGTGGGGCTTTGAGCACACGGCCCCGGCGTCGAAGGGGATGTATCTGCGGACGGAATAA
- a CDS encoding HAD family hydrolase, which translates to MTAVDTILFDIDDTLCTYRRPATDILDYSFEVTGVEPFFTVRDYFARFHEFTDADTIDELRANCFAALATDGGYDASVGRTVAEAFAAERDHGDVKFLPGAKEALAALSDHHLGIVTNGSPEMQTPKLDSLGIRDHFDVVVHAGYDGPAKPAPDPFHIALDALDSAPDQAVHVGNSLEADVPGAQAAGIGAVWVPDHTGATPDKHQPDYTVETLHDLLDKPWSA; encoded by the coding sequence ATGACCGCTGTCGATACGATTCTTTTCGACATTGACGACACCCTCTGTACCTACCGTCGCCCCGCCACAGACATCCTCGACTACTCGTTCGAAGTCACCGGCGTGGAGCCGTTTTTCACCGTGCGCGACTACTTCGCGCGCTTTCACGAGTTCACCGATGCGGACACCATCGACGAACTGCGCGCGAACTGTTTCGCCGCGCTTGCAACCGACGGCGGCTACGACGCGTCCGTGGGCAGAACAGTCGCCGAAGCGTTCGCTGCAGAGCGCGACCACGGCGACGTAAAATTCCTCCCCGGTGCGAAAGAGGCCTTGGCGGCACTTTCGGACCATCACCTCGGCATCGTGACCAACGGAAGCCCCGAGATGCAAACGCCGAAACTCGACAGTCTCGGCATCCGCGACCACTTCGACGTGGTCGTCCACGCCGGCTACGACGGCCCGGCGAAACCCGCACCGGACCCCTTCCACATCGCACTCGACGCACTCGATTCTGCGCCAGACCAAGCGGTGCACGTCGGCAATTCCCTCGAAGCAGACGTACCGGGGGCACAAGCCGCCGGTATCGGCGCGGTGTGGGTACCAGACCACACCGGCGCAACTCCGGATAAACACCAGCCAGACTACACCGTCGAGACGCTCCACGACCTCCTCGACAAGCCGTGGTCGGCCTGA
- the mch gene encoding methenyltetrahydromethanopterin cyclohydrolase: MESLNRMTLELVDEALDFADELAIEAFALDNEATVLDFGVEALGGIEAGLLLAEIQTAGLATIQTRIDEVAGAPMPHVELSTDHPAFALLCSQKAGWELTVDDFEGLGSGPARALVAEESEFDRVGYKDDFDFATLAVESESLPTEAVAEHVAELTDVSPNAVFLPAFSTASITGSVTIAARAAELAVFRLSELGYDPLSVLSVSASAPVAPVAGSEEAAIARTNDALAYGGRVHLVVEDEFDRFDEVVSTATDDFGTPFAEIFESVDWEFYDIPETLFAPAQVTIDVVGGPTHVFGDTHEDLLAESFEL, from the coding sequence ATGGAGAGTCTCAACCGGATGACGCTCGAACTCGTCGATGAAGCGCTCGACTTCGCCGACGAACTCGCAATCGAGGCGTTCGCCCTCGACAACGAAGCGACCGTCCTCGACTTCGGCGTCGAAGCGCTCGGCGGCATCGAGGCCGGACTGTTGCTCGCAGAAATCCAGACAGCCGGGCTTGCCACCATCCAGACGCGCATAGATGAGGTCGCTGGCGCGCCGATGCCCCACGTCGAACTGTCCACCGACCACCCCGCATTCGCCCTGCTGTGCTCGCAAAAAGCTGGCTGGGAACTCACTGTCGATGACTTCGAAGGCCTCGGCAGCGGCCCGGCACGCGCGCTCGTCGCAGAGGAGTCTGAGTTCGACCGCGTTGGCTACAAAGACGACTTCGACTTCGCCACCCTCGCCGTCGAATCGGAGAGTCTTCCCACCGAAGCCGTCGCAGAACACGTCGCAGAGCTGACCGACGTGTCGCCAAACGCTGTCTTCCTCCCCGCCTTCTCGACGGCGAGCATCACGGGCAGCGTCACCATCGCCGCCCGCGCCGCAGAACTCGCCGTCTTCCGACTCTCGGAACTCGGCTACGACCCACTCTCGGTGCTCTCGGTGAGCGCAAGCGCGCCCGTCGCGCCAGTCGCGGGAAGCGAGGAAGCCGCCATCGCCCGCACCAACGACGCGCTCGCCTACGGCGGCCGGGTACACCTCGTGGTCGAAGATGAGTTCGACCGCTTCGACGAAGTCGTCTCGACGGCGACCGACGACTTCGGCACGCCGTTCGCCGAGATTTTCGAGTCGGTTGACTGGGAGTTCTACGATATTCCAGAAACGCTGTTCGCCCCAGCACAGGTCACCATCGACGTGGTCGGCGGGCCAACCCACGTGTTCGGTGACACCCACGAAGACCTGCTCGCGGAGAGTTTCGAACTGTGA
- a CDS encoding MTH1187 family thiamine-binding protein — MTVVALLSVAPVREGSMAGEVAKAVAALDDFAVEYETNPMGTVIETDDINELFAAVQAAHEAVDGDRVSTFLKIDDKRTKTQTAREKVEAVERVLGHEARSNR, encoded by the coding sequence ATGACCGTCGTCGCACTCCTCAGCGTCGCACCCGTCCGCGAAGGCAGCATGGCAGGTGAAGTGGCAAAGGCCGTCGCCGCGCTCGATGACTTCGCCGTCGAATACGAAACGAACCCGATGGGAACCGTCATCGAAACCGACGACATCAACGAACTGTTCGCCGCGGTGCAAGCCGCCCACGAAGCCGTAGACGGCGACCGCGTGAGCACGTTCCTCAAAATCGACGACAAGCGGACGAAAACGCAGACCGCCCGCGAGAAGGTCGAGGCAGTCGAACGCGTCCTCGGCCACGAAGCGCGAAGCAACCGGTAG
- a CDS encoding YihY/virulence factor BrkB family protein, with translation MNARLDRPVTVARAVVHEIRTENITFMAGSIAYHAFVSLLPLLLLVTAVISTVGNQTLQEGFSRLMQAVLTEDAGDILITELQTGGSSTGLSIIGIVVLIWGTLRIFRGLDTAFSDIYETEAENTFFDSLGDGLIVLVAVAVALLVGGWVETSLPAFGSPAVRWLVQRAILVVGLSLAFFPMYYIFPDTDVSVREVLPGVGFAAVGLVIFESLFRLYTSGNESSVIGGIIILLTWLYFSGLVILVGAAINAVLSNRSKDVNIEPVIGGVRPVEKQTDIDRTHLTERLTELETLLKREDIDELIVTADGTKITLPRPLNVNADTTASPLHLGDGTVGFEIRWSPREDE, from the coding sequence ATGAACGCGCGCCTCGACCGGCCGGTCACCGTGGCCCGCGCCGTCGTCCACGAGATTCGGACGGAGAACATCACGTTCATGGCAGGCTCGATTGCCTACCACGCCTTCGTGTCGTTGTTGCCGCTCCTCTTGCTCGTCACCGCCGTCATCTCGACGGTCGGCAACCAAACCTTACAGGAAGGATTCAGCCGCCTGATGCAGGCAGTCCTGACCGAAGATGCGGGTGACATTCTCATCACCGAACTCCAGACCGGTGGGAGTTCGACGGGCCTGTCCATCATCGGGATTGTCGTGCTCATCTGGGGGACGCTCCGCATCTTCCGCGGGCTCGACACCGCCTTTTCGGACATCTACGAAACCGAAGCCGAGAACACGTTCTTCGACTCGCTCGGCGACGGCCTCATCGTGCTCGTCGCCGTGGCCGTCGCGCTGCTCGTGGGTGGCTGGGTCGAGACGAGCCTCCCTGCGTTCGGGTCGCCCGCGGTTCGCTGGCTTGTCCAGCGTGCCATCCTCGTGGTCGGCCTCTCACTCGCTTTCTTCCCCATGTACTACATCTTCCCCGACACGGACGTGTCGGTGCGCGAAGTGCTCCCCGGCGTCGGGTTCGCCGCCGTGGGTCTCGTCATTTTTGAGTCGCTGTTTCGCCTCTACACCAGCGGCAACGAGAGCAGCGTCATCGGCGGCATCATCATCCTCCTGACGTGGCTCTACTTCAGCGGCCTCGTCATTCTCGTGGGCGCAGCTATCAACGCCGTCCTCTCGAATCGGAGCAAAGATGTGAACATCGAACCCGTCATCGGCGGCGTGCGCCCCGTCGAGAAGCAGACTGACATCGACCGCACACACCTCACCGAACGGCTCACCGAACTGGAAACCCTCCTCAAACGCGAGGACATAGACGAGTTAATCGTCACCGCAGACGGGACGAAAATCACCCTCCCACGCCCGCTCAACGTGAACGCAGACACGACGGCCTCGCCACTGCATCTCGGCGACGGCACCGTTGGCTTCGAGATTCGCTGGTCGCCGCGAGAAGACGAGTGA